One part of the Oceanihabitans sp. IOP_32 genome encodes these proteins:
- the msrB gene encoding peptide-methionine (R)-S-oxide reductase MsrB has protein sequence MKNLIVLCFTLVLFNCNSNAQKSEKEESKVFKITKTENEWKAQLSELEFYVLRQSGTESAFSSPLNNNYTKGTYHCAACNTPLFKSEHKYDSGSGWPSFDREIKGNVGFSTDHKLGYTRTEEHCATCGGHLGHVFNDGPKNTTGQRHCVNGAALKFVADD, from the coding sequence ATGAAAAATTTAATCGTTTTGTGTTTTACGCTTGTATTATTTAATTGTAATAGTAACGCTCAAAAATCTGAAAAAGAAGAATCTAAAGTATTTAAGATAACAAAAACTGAAAATGAATGGAAGGCACAATTATCTGAATTAGAATTTTATGTTTTAAGACAATCGGGCACCGAATCCGCATTTTCCAGCCCACTAAACAACAATTATACAAAAGGCACCTACCACTGTGCCGCTTGTAACACTCCTTTGTTTAAAAGTGAGCATAAATACGATTCTGGTTCTGGTTGGCCAAGTTTTGACAGAGAAATTAAAGGGAACGTGGGGTTTTCGACAGACCATAAATTAGGTTACACGAGAACCGAAGAGCATTGTGCCACCTGTGGCGGTCATTTAGGTCATGTATTTAACGATGGCCCTAAAAACACAACAGGCCAAAGGCATTGTGTTAATGGTGCTGCATTAAAATTTGTTGCAGACGATTAA
- a CDS encoding M48 family metallopeptidase → MKLKNILVVIILALLISACAENPFTGKKTMAIVPNSQLFPTAFAQYDQFLSENKVVKGTKEADMINRVGQRIAVAAERWLDANGYQGYLNDYKWEYTLVEDKTVNAWCMPGGKIVFYTGILPIAKNEAGVAAIMGHEVAHALANHGQQRMSGGVLQQIGAVGLNVALQDNENLELFNQAYGIGSQVGFMLPFSRSHETEADEIGIYLMAIAGYNPDEAAELWKRMKANSGGQAPPEFLSTHPASDTRIANLQALSPKAKVEAQKFGVTSFRN, encoded by the coding sequence ATGAAATTAAAAAATATACTTGTAGTTATTATTTTGGCACTACTTATTAGCGCTTGTGCTGAAAATCCTTTTACAGGAAAGAAGACTATGGCTATTGTGCCCAATTCCCAGTTGTTTCCAACAGCTTTTGCTCAATACGACCAATTTTTAAGTGAAAACAAAGTTGTAAAAGGCACCAAAGAGGCCGATATGATTAATCGTGTGGGACAACGTATTGCAGTGGCGGCAGAGCGTTGGTTAGATGCAAACGGCTATCAAGGATATTTAAACGATTATAAGTGGGAATACACCTTAGTTGAAGACAAAACAGTAAACGCTTGGTGTATGCCAGGCGGTAAAATCGTATTTTATACCGGTATACTGCCAATTGCTAAAAATGAAGCTGGTGTTGCCGCTATTATGGGGCATGAAGTTGCTCACGCTTTAGCGAATCACGGACAACAAAGAATGAGTGGAGGGGTGTTGCAGCAAATAGGGGCGGTAGGGCTTAATGTGGCTTTGCAGGACAATGAAAACCTAGAGTTGTTCAACCAAGCTTACGGTATTGGATCGCAAGTCGGGTTTATGCTGCCCTTTAGTAGAAGTCATGAAACAGAAGCAGATGAAATTGGTATTTATTTGATGGCTATTGCGGGTTATAATCCCGATGAAGCCGCTGAACTATGGAAACGCATGAAAGCGAATAGTGGCGGACAAGCACCTCCAGAATTTTTAAGTACACATCCAGCGAGCGATACCCGAATTGCTAACTTACAAGCACTATCGCCAAAAGCAAAAGTAGAAGCTCAAAAATTTGGGGTCACTTCATTTCGTAACTAA
- a CDS encoding MFS transporter has product MKPLEKGSKKLLNAWAFYDWANSVYTLTIASSIFPIFYSALFLSEIKTVQAFGMEFKSTALITFVTAFTFLVVAVISPILSGIADYVGNKKQFLKFFCYLGSAGCIGLYWFDISPEGIHLSLLFYFMGLIGYWGSLVFYNSYLPDIAFKEQQDRISAKGFSMGYIGSVLLLLLNLFMVMSQDDGASKIQMMRYSFVTVGIWWALFSQYAFYWLPKGTSSGQKVTQSVFFNGLKELNLVWRALKQDLRLKRYLYAFFVFSMAVQTIMLVAVYFGEEEIDWGGSSEKTMGLIVSILVIQIVAVFGAILTSRASNAYGNIKTLVAVNIIWMSLCFYAYFMKTPLQFYIAASLVGLVMGGIQSLARSTYSKFLPETEDTTSYFSFYDVAEKIGIVLGMLIFATIDQVTGSMRNAILFLFVFFLFGIVLLLRVPKSRSIKVEQQNTASE; this is encoded by the coding sequence ATGAAACCACTTGAAAAAGGAAGTAAAAAACTTCTTAACGCCTGGGCATTTTACGATTGGGCAAATTCTGTGTATACCCTAACCATTGCCTCGTCTATATTCCCGATTTTTTATTCAGCTTTATTTTTGTCTGAAATAAAAACGGTTCAAGCCTTTGGAATGGAATTTAAAAGTACGGCCTTAATAACTTTTGTAACAGCGTTTACCTTTTTAGTCGTGGCTGTAATCTCTCCTATATTATCTGGTATTGCAGATTATGTTGGGAATAAAAAGCAATTTTTAAAGTTTTTTTGCTACCTAGGAAGTGCGGGTTGTATTGGTTTATACTGGTTTGATATTTCTCCTGAAGGCATACATTTAAGTTTGTTATTTTATTTTATGGGGCTTATTGGATATTGGGGAAGCCTGGTGTTTTATAATTCGTATTTACCAGACATTGCTTTTAAGGAACAACAAGACCGCATTAGTGCTAAAGGGTTTTCAATGGGGTATATTGGTAGTGTACTTTTACTGCTTTTAAACCTGTTTATGGTTATGAGTCAAGATGATGGAGCATCTAAAATACAAATGATGCGCTATTCGTTTGTTACGGTTGGCATTTGGTGGGCTTTATTTAGTCAGTACGCTTTTTATTGGTTGCCAAAAGGAACGTCTTCAGGGCAAAAAGTGACACAATCTGTCTTTTTTAATGGTTTAAAAGAATTAAATTTAGTTTGGAGAGCGCTTAAACAAGACTTAAGATTAAAACGTTATTTGTATGCGTTTTTCGTGTTTAGTATGGCGGTTCAAACCATAATGCTCGTAGCTGTATATTTTGGTGAGGAAGAAATTGATTGGGGTGGCTCGAGTGAAAAAACAATGGGTTTAATCGTAAGTATTTTAGTCATACAAATTGTTGCTGTTTTTGGAGCAATACTAACTTCAAGAGCTTCTAATGCATATGGGAATATTAAGACTCTTGTGGCGGTTAATATTATTTGGATGAGCTTGTGTTTTTATGCTTATTTTATGAAAACCCCGCTACAATTTTATATTGCGGCATCTCTAGTAGGTTTGGTAATGGGTGGAATTCAATCTTTGGCCAGATCGACGTATTCTAAATTCTTACCAGAGACTGAAGATACCACCTCGTATTTTAGTTTTTACGATGTCGCCGAAAAAATAGGTATAGTTTTAGGGATGCTTATTTTCGCCACTATCGATCAAGTTACTGGGAGTATGCGCAACGCTATTTTGTTTTTATTTGTGTTCTTTTTATTCGGAATTGTTTTATTGTTGCGAGTGCCAAAAAGTCGCAGCATAAAAGTTGAGCAGCAAAACACAGCTTCGGAGTAG
- a CDS encoding head GIN domain-containing protein: MKTLTTKQIASFCISLFFATTSYAQSKSITGNGNIVTVKRTTETYSGIKCSGTMDFILIDGNEGNISLEGEENLLDYIVTEVKDDILSVRAEQGVNLKSSKNKTIKITIPFKDLNSVSLSGSGDLWNNDLISTTNFKASLVGSGDVVLNLEATAVKAAVSGSGDLTLKGSTSALEAKITGSGDFHGFDLQADHTDVSVTGSGDAEVVSNKKLKAKVTGTGAIEYKGEPTKNNSKVIGSGNISKH; the protein is encoded by the coding sequence ATGAAAACATTAACTACAAAGCAAATAGCATCTTTTTGTATAAGCCTATTTTTTGCCACAACAAGTTATGCACAATCAAAATCTATTACTGGTAATGGTAATATTGTTACAGTAAAGCGAACTACGGAAACTTATAGCGGCATAAAATGTTCTGGAACCATGGATTTTATCTTAATAGATGGAAACGAGGGAAATATTAGCCTTGAAGGCGAAGAAAATTTACTCGACTATATTGTAACCGAAGTAAAGGATGATATTTTAAGCGTTAGAGCAGAACAAGGTGTAAACCTCAAATCTAGTAAAAACAAGACTATAAAAATTACCATTCCTTTTAAAGACCTTAATAGCGTATCGCTTTCTGGCTCAGGAGATTTATGGAATAATGATTTGATATCCACAACTAACTTCAAGGCCTCTTTGGTGGGTTCTGGAGATGTTGTGTTAAATCTAGAAGCAACGGCTGTAAAAGCCGCTGTATCTGGCTCTGGAGATTTAACATTAAAAGGGAGCACCAGCGCTCTAGAAGCCAAGATTACTGGTTCTGGAGATTTCCATGGATTCGATTTACAGGCCGATCATACAGACGTATCTGTTACTGGCTCTGGCGATGCAGAAGTGGTAAGTAACAAAAAATTAAAAGCTAAAGTTACTGGTACTGGAGCCATAGAATACAAAGGAGAGCCAACTAAAAACAACTCGAAAGTTATTGGCTCAGGAAACATTAGCAAACATTAA
- a CDS encoding RNA polymerase sigma factor, protein MRPKKLNTEQLITLCKAGNQTAQLEIYNRYYKAMFNTALRIVKNRFEAEDIMQDAFLLAFTKLENLKDLKTFGVWLKRIVINNSISHYNKTTRMPQVPLEAVYHKIEDQNEITDGNYGLKSIKVQHILNTLKTLKDNYRIVLTLNLIEGYDYEEICDIMKISNSNCRTTISRAKESLRKKLQIIS, encoded by the coding sequence TTGAGGCCAAAAAAATTAAATACAGAACAACTTATAACCCTTTGTAAAGCAGGAAACCAAACTGCGCAGCTAGAAATTTATAACCGCTATTATAAAGCGATGTTCAATACCGCTTTACGTATTGTTAAAAACAGATTTGAAGCAGAAGATATTATGCAAGATGCTTTTCTATTAGCCTTTACAAAACTGGAAAATTTAAAAGATTTAAAAACATTTGGAGTATGGCTTAAACGAATCGTAATTAATAATAGCATTAGTCATTATAATAAAACTACTAGGATGCCACAGGTACCTTTGGAAGCTGTTTATCATAAAATTGAAGACCAAAATGAGATAACAGATGGTAATTATGGATTAAAAAGCATAAAAGTACAGCACATTTTAAATACTTTGAAAACGCTAAAAGATAATTATAGAATAGTGCTAACCTTAAACCTTATAGAAGGTTATGATTACGAGGAAATATGTGACATTATGAAAATCTCAAATTCCAATTGCAGAACAACCATATCGAGAGCAAAAGAAAGCTTAAGGAAAAAATTACAAATAATAAGTTAA
- a CDS encoding amidohydrolase yields the protein MRKLILAVFLCSSYFAIGQNAELEKDFTAIESKVIEWRRYLHQNPELSNREFKTAEKIAKHLKALGLEVQTGVAHTGVVGLLKGNSPGKVIALRADIDALPVVERNDLPYKSTVTAEYLGEKVGVMHACGHDTHTAILMGVAEVLSKHKDKINGTVKFIFQPAEEGPPPGEEGGALLMVKEGVLENPKVDAIFGLHIMSHVPVGEIRYKSGGLMAAAQSFTINVKGKQSHGSRPWTGVDPILISAKIIDGLQTIISRESDLTNEAAVITVGKIKSGVRSNIIPETAEMIGTIRTLDYSMKEKLNKRMVTMVETIAKAYGGEATCEIVDATEITFNNHDLVAQMLPTMNRVAGADNVQIQKATTGAEDFSYYQKEVPGFFFFLGGMTPGNKTPYPHHTPDFLVDDSGLLLGVKTLTEMSLDYLNAE from the coding sequence ATGAGAAAATTGATTTTAGCAGTTTTTCTGTGCTCTTCGTATTTTGCAATAGGGCAAAATGCAGAATTGGAAAAAGATTTTACTGCCATAGAAAGTAAGGTTATTGAGTGGAGGCGTTATTTACATCAAAACCCAGAACTTAGTAACCGTGAATTTAAAACCGCAGAAAAAATTGCCAAACATTTAAAAGCTTTAGGGCTTGAGGTTCAAACTGGGGTTGCCCATACTGGGGTTGTTGGGCTTTTAAAGGGCAATTCGCCTGGAAAAGTAATTGCCTTACGGGCTGATATCGATGCGTTACCTGTTGTAGAGCGTAATGATTTACCTTATAAATCTACCGTTACAGCAGAGTATTTAGGCGAAAAAGTTGGTGTTATGCATGCCTGCGGACATGACACCCATACTGCTATTTTAATGGGAGTAGCCGAAGTGCTGTCTAAACATAAAGATAAAATTAACGGTACCGTTAAATTTATTTTTCAACCAGCAGAAGAAGGACCCCCACCAGGTGAAGAAGGAGGTGCTTTACTGATGGTAAAAGAAGGAGTTTTAGAGAATCCGAAAGTCGATGCTATATTTGGTTTGCATATTATGTCGCACGTTCCTGTGGGTGAAATTCGTTATAAATCTGGTGGTTTAATGGCAGCAGCACAGAGTTTTACCATTAATGTAAAGGGGAAGCAAAGTCATGGTTCGCGACCATGGACAGGCGTAGATCCCATTTTAATTAGTGCAAAAATTATTGATGGATTGCAAACCATTATAAGTCGTGAATCAGATCTTACCAACGAGGCTGCTGTAATTACTGTGGGGAAAATAAAAAGTGGTGTGCGAAGTAATATTATACCAGAAACTGCCGAAATGATTGGTACTATTCGTACACTGGATTACAGCATGAAGGAAAAGCTTAATAAGCGTATGGTAACTATGGTAGAAACAATCGCTAAGGCTTATGGCGGTGAAGCTACTTGTGAAATTGTAGATGCCACCGAAATTACTTTTAATAATCATGATTTGGTAGCACAAATGTTGCCTACCATGAATCGTGTTGCTGGTGCCGATAATGTGCAAATACAAAAAGCGACAACAGGAGCTGAGGATTTTTCGTATTACCAAAAAGAAGTTCCTGGTTTTTTCTTTTTCTTAGGCGGCATGACACCGGGTAACAAGACTCCTTATCCGCATCATACACCAGACTTTTTAGTGGATGACAGTGGTTTGCTTTTAGGGGTGAAAACCTTAACAGAAATGAGTTTAGACTACTTAAATGCTGAGTAA
- a CDS encoding ATP-dependent Clp protease ATP-binding subunit produces MDDNFSPRVKDVIAYSKEEALRLGHDFIGTEHLMLGLLRDGDGKAINILNALNIDLNHLRRKVEILSPANPSIIEASNQKKNLHLTRQAERALKTTFLEAKLFQSASINTAHLLLCILRNENDPTTKLLNKLKVDYDNVKEQFKLMITNDNDYIEPKSESFQDDDSGLQEGASKDNVFNAPTGKTGKKSKTPVLDNFGRDLTAMAEEGKLDPVVGREEEIQRVSQILSRRKKNNPLLIGEPGVGKSAIAEGLALRIVKRKVSRILFNKRVVTLDLASLVAGTKYRGQFEERMKAVMNELEKNDDVILFIDEIHTIVGAGGATGSLDASNMFKPALARGEIQCIGATTLDEYRQYIEKDGALERRFQKVIVEPTTVEQTIEILNNIKGKYEEHHNVDYTPEAIEACVKLTNRYMTERFLPDKAIDALDEAGSRVHITNIDVPKQIIELEKQLEKVKETKNSVVKKQKYEEAAKLRDDEKRIEKELAIAQEKWEEDTKLNREVVTEDNVADVVSMMTGIPVNRIAQTEINKLAELPNLIKGKVIGQDEAVAKVVKAIQRNRAGLKDPNKPIGSFIFLGQTGVGKTQLAKVLSRELFDSEDSLIRIDMSEYMEKFAISRLVGAPPGYVGYEEGGQLTEKVRRKPYAVILLDEIEKAHPDVFNMLLQVLDDGYLTDSLGRKIDFRNTIIIMTSNIGARKLKDFGTGIGFGTASQKAQEDANAVKIIENALKKSFAPEFLNRIDDVVVFNALEKEHINQIIDIELEKLLFRIKGLGYNLTLTESAKDFIADKGFDKQYGARPLKRAIQKYVEDALAEEIISSHVEEGDKINIDLDKASQELKITIEKAEKPTES; encoded by the coding sequence ATGGATGATAATTTTTCGCCAAGAGTAAAAGATGTAATTGCTTACAGCAAAGAAGAAGCGCTAAGGCTGGGTCACGATTTTATAGGAACCGAGCACTTAATGCTAGGGCTTTTGCGCGATGGCGATGGCAAGGCTATTAATATTTTGAATGCTTTAAACATTGATTTAAATCATTTAAGGCGCAAAGTTGAAATTTTAAGTCCGGCAAACCCCAGTATTATTGAAGCTTCAAATCAAAAAAAGAATTTACATCTTACAAGACAAGCAGAACGCGCCTTAAAAACAACGTTTTTAGAGGCAAAACTATTTCAAAGCGCCTCCATAAATACAGCGCATCTGCTTTTGTGTATATTACGAAATGAAAATGACCCTACTACTAAGCTTTTAAATAAGCTTAAAGTGGATTATGACAATGTTAAAGAACAATTTAAACTTATGATCACAAACGACAATGACTATATAGAACCAAAATCTGAGTCTTTCCAAGATGACGACTCCGGATTACAAGAAGGCGCATCAAAAGATAATGTTTTTAATGCACCAACAGGTAAAACAGGCAAAAAATCTAAAACACCAGTTTTAGATAACTTTGGACGCGACCTCACAGCTATGGCTGAAGAAGGTAAACTTGACCCCGTGGTAGGTCGAGAGGAAGAAATTCAACGTGTATCTCAAATTTTAAGTAGACGAAAGAAAAACAACCCGCTTTTAATTGGAGAACCAGGCGTTGGTAAATCGGCTATTGCTGAAGGCTTAGCCCTTAGAATTGTAAAACGTAAAGTCTCGCGAATTCTATTTAATAAACGCGTGGTTACCCTAGACTTAGCGAGTTTGGTTGCTGGCACAAAATACCGTGGACAGTTTGAAGAGCGTATGAAAGCCGTAATGAACGAACTTGAAAAGAATGATGATGTTATTCTGTTTATCGACGAAATCCACACCATTGTAGGTGCTGGAGGAGCTACCGGAAGCCTAGACGCCTCAAACATGTTTAAACCAGCTTTAGCTCGTGGTGAAATTCAATGCATTGGTGCCACAACACTCGACGAATACAGACAGTACATCGAAAAAGATGGTGCTTTAGAACGTCGTTTTCAAAAGGTTATAGTAGAACCCACTACGGTAGAACAAACTATTGAAATTTTAAACAATATAAAAGGTAAATACGAAGAGCATCACAACGTTGATTATACCCCTGAAGCTATTGAAGCTTGTGTAAAACTAACGAATAGATATATGACCGAGCGATTCTTACCAGATAAAGCTATTGACGCCTTAGATGAAGCGGGCTCCAGAGTTCATATCACTAATATAGATGTTCCTAAGCAAATTATTGAATTAGAAAAACAACTAGAAAAAGTTAAAGAGACCAAAAATTCGGTTGTTAAAAAACAAAAATACGAGGAAGCCGCAAAGCTAAGAGATGATGAAAAGCGCATAGAAAAAGAATTGGCTATCGCCCAAGAAAAATGGGAAGAAGACACTAAATTAAACCGTGAGGTGGTTACCGAAGATAATGTTGCCGATGTCGTTTCTATGATGACTGGTATTCCTGTAAACCGCATCGCTCAAACCGAGATTAATAAACTTGCAGAACTACCTAATCTTATTAAAGGTAAAGTTATTGGTCAAGATGAAGCGGTGGCTAAGGTCGTTAAAGCCATACAGCGTAATAGAGCCGGCCTTAAAGACCCTAACAAACCAATTGGTTCGTTTATATTTTTAGGCCAGACTGGTGTTGGTAAAACCCAACTCGCCAAGGTGTTATCGCGCGAACTATTTGATAGTGAAGATTCACTTATTAGAATTGACATGAGTGAATACATGGAGAAATTTGCGATTTCTAGACTCGTTGGTGCACCTCCAGGATACGTTGGTTATGAAGAGGGCGGCCAATTAACCGAGAAAGTAAGACGCAAACCCTATGCTGTTATTCTTTTAGATGAAATTGAGAAAGCACATCCGGATGTCTTTAATATGCTTTTACAAGTACTTGACGACGGATATTTAACAGATAGCTTAGGCAGAAAAATAGATTTTAGAAATACCATCATTATTATGACCTCTAATATTGGAGCTCGTAAACTAAAAGATTTTGGTACAGGTATAGGTTTTGGTACAGCTTCTCAAAAAGCTCAAGAAGACGCAAATGCCGTTAAAATAATTGAAAACGCCCTGAAAAAATCGTTTGCACCAGAATTTTTAAATAGAATTGATGATGTGGTCGTATTTAATGCTTTAGAAAAAGAACATATAAACCAAATCATCGACATAGAATTAGAAAAACTGTTATTTAGAATTAAAGGTTTAGGTTATAATTTAACCCTAACTGAAAGTGCGAAAGATTTTATAGCAGACAAAGGTTTCGATAAACAATACGGTGCGAGACCACTTAAAAGAGCCATTCAAAAATATGTTGAAGATGCCTTGGCTGAAGAAATTATATCATCTCACGTAGAAGAAGGCGATAAAATAAATATCGATTTAGATAAAGCATCTCAAGAACTTAAAATCACTATTGAAAAGGCTGAGAAACCTACAGAATCTTAG
- the gyrA gene encoding DNA gyrase subunit A: MAEGEKLIPINIEDEMKSAYIDYSMSVIVSRALPDVRDGLKPVHRRVLYGMHELGIRANSAHKKSARIVGEVLGKYHPHGDKSVYDTMVRMAQEWSLRYMLVDGQGNFGSVDGDSPAAMRYTEARMQKISEDFLADIDKETVEHKLNFDDTLQEPTVLPTRIPGLLVNGASGIAVGMATNMPPHNLTEVVNGIIAFIDNNDIEIDELITHIKAPDFPTGGIIYGYDGVKEAFHTGRGRIVMRAKANIEEINGRECIIVDEIPYQVNKAEMIKKTADLVNEKKMEGIASIRDESDRNGMRIVYVLKRDAIPNIVLNKLYKYTALQSSFSVNNIALVDGRPQLLNLKDLIHYFVEHRHDVVVKRTTYELRKAEERAHILEGLIIASDNIDEVIKIIRASSNADEARANLVERFKLSEIQAKAIVEMRLRQLTGLEQDKLRTEYDALMITIEDLKDILDKKERRMDIIKSELEAVREKYGDERRSTIEYAGGDLSIEDMIPDEKVVITISHAGYIKRTSLTEYKTQHRGGVGQKASTTRNEDFLEHLFVGTNHQYMLFFTQKGKCYWMRVYEIPEGSKTSKGRAIQNLINIEQDDKVMAFICTQDLKDEDYINSHYVIMATKKGQVKKTSLEQYSRPRANGINAITIKEGDVLLEAKLTTGESQVMLALKSGKAIRFEEAKTRPMGRGASGVRGIRLQDEKTDEVVGMIAVDDMESDILVVSEHGYGKRSSLDDYRITNRGGKGVKTISITEKTGNLVAIKNVTDEDDLMIINKSGIAIRMAVKDLRVMGRATQGVKLINLKGNDTIAAVAKVMHDEEEVDIVENDDIIADSEDGTTLDNLDTDSDQNENNSDN; encoded by the coding sequence ATGGCAGAAGGAGAAAAATTGATTCCTATTAATATTGAAGATGAGATGAAATCGGCTTACATTGATTATTCAATGTCGGTCATTGTGTCACGTGCCTTACCAGATGTAAGAGATGGTTTAAAGCCAGTACACCGACGTGTACTTTACGGCATGCACGAGTTAGGTATTCGAGCTAATTCGGCTCATAAAAAATCAGCAAGAATAGTAGGTGAGGTTTTAGGTAAGTATCACCCTCATGGAGATAAATCAGTTTACGATACCATGGTTCGTATGGCTCAAGAGTGGAGTTTGAGGTATATGTTGGTAGACGGGCAGGGTAACTTTGGATCTGTAGATGGCGATAGCCCGGCAGCAATGCGTTATACAGAAGCGCGAATGCAAAAAATTTCTGAAGATTTCTTAGCAGATATTGATAAAGAAACCGTAGAGCATAAGCTAAATTTTGACGACACACTGCAAGAGCCAACAGTTTTGCCTACTCGCATTCCTGGTCTTTTAGTTAATGGGGCCTCAGGTATCGCTGTGGGTATGGCAACCAATATGCCACCACACAATTTAACAGAGGTTGTAAATGGTATTATCGCTTTCATTGATAATAATGACATTGAAATTGACGAATTAATAACCCATATCAAGGCGCCAGATTTTCCTACTGGTGGGATTATCTATGGGTATGACGGTGTTAAGGAAGCCTTTCATACAGGTCGCGGGCGTATTGTAATGCGTGCTAAGGCTAATATTGAAGAAATAAATGGTCGTGAGTGTATTATAGTAGATGAGATTCCGTACCAAGTTAATAAGGCAGAGATGATTAAAAAGACTGCCGACTTGGTTAACGAAAAGAAGATGGAAGGAATTGCTTCCATTCGTGATGAATCGGACAGAAATGGAATGCGTATCGTTTATGTTTTAAAGCGGGATGCCATTCCAAATATTGTTTTAAACAAATTATACAAATACACGGCATTACAATCGTCTTTTAGTGTTAATAATATTGCTTTGGTCGACGGTCGTCCACAATTATTAAATCTAAAGGATCTTATTCATTATTTTGTTGAGCATAGACACGATGTTGTGGTTAAACGAACCACTTACGAATTGCGTAAAGCTGAAGAACGTGCTCATATATTAGAAGGTTTAATTATTGCTTCAGATAATATTGATGAAGTTATAAAAATTATTAGAGCCTCTTCAAATGCCGATGAAGCCAGAGCTAATTTAGTTGAGCGTTTTAAACTTTCAGAAATTCAGGCCAAAGCTATTGTAGAGATGCGTCTGCGTCAATTAACAGGTTTAGAGCAGGATAAATTACGTACAGAGTACGATGCGTTAATGATTACCATTGAAGATTTAAAAGATATTCTCGATAAAAAAGAGCGTAGAATGGACATTATTAAGTCGGAATTGGAAGCCGTAAGAGAAAAATACGGCGACGAGCGTCGTTCTACTATCGAATATGCAGGTGGCGATTTAAGTATTGAGGACATGATTCCAGACGAAAAAGTAGTCATTACGATTTCTCATGCGGGATATATTAAACGTACCTCTTTAACAGAATACAAAACTCAGCATAGAGGTGGTGTAGGCCAAAAAGCATCTACCACTCGTAACGAAGATTTCTTAGAGCATTTATTCGTGGGTACCAACCACCAATATATGTTATTCTTTACGCAAAAAGGAAAATGTTACTGGATGCGTGTTTATGAAATTCCAGAAGGCAGTAAAACCTCTAAAGGTAGAGCGATTCAAAATCTTATAAATATCGAGCAGGACGACAAAGTGATGGCTTTTATTTGTACTCAAGACTTAAAAGATGAAGATTACATAAACAGTCATTACGTTATTATGGCAACCAAAAAAGGACAGGTTAAAAAAACATCCTTAGAGCAGTATTCTCGTCCAAGAGCTAACGGTATTAATGCCATTACTATTAAAGAAGGCGATGTTCTATTAGAAGCGAAGTTAACCACAGGCGAAAGTCAAGTCATGTTAGCTTTAAAATCTGGTAAAGCCATTCGTTTTGAAGAAGCCAAAACAAGACCTATGGGGCGTGGTGCATCTGGGGTTCGAGGTATTCGTTTACAAGACGAAAAGACTGATGAGGTTGTAGGTATGATTGCTGTAGACGATATGGAAAGCGATATTCTAGTTGTTTCTGAGCATGGTTATGGTAAGCGTTCTAGCCTAGATGATTACCGAATTACAAATAGAGGCGGAAAAGGTGTTAAAACCATTTCTATTACAGAAAAAACCGGTAATTTAGTAGCTATTAAAAACGTGACAGATGAAGATGACTTAATGATAATCAATAAATCTGGTATTGCTATTAGAATGGCAGTTAAAGATTTAAGAGTGATGGGAAGAGCGACACAAGGGGTTAAATTGATTAACCTTAAAGGGAACGATACTATTGCAGCGGTTGCTAAGGTAATGCATGATGAAGAAGAGGTTGATATCGTTGAAAACGACGATATTATCGCTGATTCTGAAGATGGCACAACTCTTGATAATCTTGATACTGATAGCGATCAAAACGAAAATAATTCAGATAATTAA